One part of the Neodiprion virginianus isolate iyNeoVirg1 chromosome 3, iyNeoVirg1.1, whole genome shotgun sequence genome encodes these proteins:
- the LOC124300233 gene encoding WD repeat-containing protein 7 isoform X3, with protein sequence MTAGNSLVVPIVLWGRVAPTHCISCIYLSRDQKTLVTGCYDGQICLWQVDPETLKMTPRCLLVGHTAPIMCLSRASVIMEQNYIVSSSESGEMCTWDLIDGKCREAVKLNNIHTQMLPYVSAGGEDIRLFCSGYYPEVLVMDPFSLEVLFTLSSRVNPDWISALHVLRPAKRKGRFLVHTNDVVLALTTTGTVKVWTLLGHENRHSEPLYEHESKQIRCLNALAMTCCPYNQRTVLIVCSKYWQIFDAGDFSVLCSVTAPRGERWMAGDFLAADRVVLWSDEGHGYLYKLPANKLKGKALSSSVADNKEFHTPAAECDQPYLYYTLTQPGDKPLSCPPAMRLVTVQKHNKTSKYLLRGDSEGVVVLWTLPEISSQQLTQINQNDYKPTSLPPTIKTSLTAAWEAMKPPPVGILDQLDSGDGHGIKLTSSIYLPQQSRLVLGREDGSIIIVPATQTVMLQLLHGNHQQYDDWPPHQVLLGHSGRVNCLLYPHGAAPRYDRTHLVSGAVDFAVCLWDLYAGTLIHRFCVHAGEITQLMVPPDNCSPRLQKCVCSVASDHSVTLLSLAERKCVVLASRHLFPVVTIKWRPLDDFMIVGCSDGAVYVWQMETGHLDRVLHGIIAEEVLYACDENTIAATGGTAAGGELGLANPAVHFFRGLRHRNLSAIRHATQRGLHQLQQLHGGAGSDHGNQIKAKGAPLMIQGLRTNPKDPESHILFFDIEALIVQLLSDEYGSMSPGSLEAQGLISAAEYHKVAALTQSASPDAHKKIADFFGRVKDKAGDVERILKEKDRHGILAKMKEGAENVQTKLQAKVESVGLKPSTLDGKGEGWNNNDLPKNSLKRNGAFSEPNAAMEVAQLLLSLLHAWGMDPDLDRVCEGKLGLLRPMVPVSFGVLSKGGYMSLLLPTWQTQLEPAGEPATQLEQRLPVELVRQERLTRAFTARAHWELSTTLTSNHLLAVVSLANTLMSMNNATFVPEQERNRKLHRPGNRVAVSWNKAEEENEEMYTVQQAQIKQGWSLLATLHCVLLPDKVAAQGGAKSFKRPQVEMMARRWQHQCLEVREAAQALLLAELGRMGPKGRKALVDNWSQYLPQYSTQEPIAPQSQNHSPPPGSPVPTIEQQQEEEEEDEEELSIARKPSSIAELKQKQTTAVVLLGVIGAEFGQDVTNARERRDSEQRRKSSVVEGFGIGNNNLARHTSMALTHLLHAPHSSKLPMHTALRRAAIDLIGRGFTVWEPYLDVSKVLLGLLEMCCDADKLVPSMTYGLPLTPQADSCRTARHALMLIATARPAAFITTMAREVARFNTLQQNAQTLNVNLAASVLARAKPEILRIVEQLIDKMQSEMSDLLVEVMDIILHCLDPGHLKMKPLNDVFPAVCRFNQVSHCPTTRRIAVGGRGGQLALYELRGNVKCQTVTAHQAPVTALAFSPEGKFLVSYSCSENKLCFWQQTSSGMFGLGNSQTRCIKSYSTAPINDVSRLNPMRLARLIWINNRTVTLMLADGSETRFNV encoded by the exons ATGACGGCAGGCAACAGTTTGGTCGTACCGATTGTACTGTGGGGAAGAGTAGCTCCGACTCATTGTATCTCCTGCATATACTTGTCGAGGGATCAGAAAACTCTCGTGACAGGATGCTACGACGGGCAGATATGCCTGTGGCAAGTCGACCCCGAAACTCTGAAG ATGACTCCACGTTGTCTGCTTGTTGGACATACGGCACCGATAATGTGTCTGAGCCGAGCAAGCGTGATAATGGAGCAAAACTATATAGTTAGCAGCAGCGAGAGCGGGGAAATGTGCACCTGGGATTTGATCGATGGAAAGTGTAGGGAAGCTGTCAAGCTCAATAACATTCACACTCAGATGCTTCCTTATGTTTCGGCTGGAGGCGAAGACATCAGGCTATTTTGCTCTGG TTATTATCCAGAAGTTTTGGTCATGGATCCCTTCAGCCTGGAAGTTTTGTTCACTCTAAGCTCCCGCGTTAATCCAGATTGGATTAGCGCTTTGCACGTCCTGCGACCGGCCAAACGGAAAGGTCGGTTCCTCGTGCATACAA ACGACGTAGTCTTGGCATTGACTACAACGGGGACAGTGAAAGTCTGGACTCTACTGGGCCATGAGAACCGCCACAGCGAGCCATTGTACGAGCACGAAAGCAAACAAATTCGCTGCCTCAACGCATTGGCGATGACGTGCTGCCCCTATAATCAGAGAACAGTACTGATAGTATGCTCCAAGTATTGGCAG ATATTTGACGCCGGAGATTTCTCAGTTCTCTGTTCTGTAACGGCGCCTCGCGGCGAACGCTGGATGGCGGGAGATTTTTTGGCCGCTGACAGGGTCGTTCTTTGGAGTGACGAAGGTCATGGTTATCTCTACAAATTACCCGCCAA CAAGCTGAAGGGCAAGGCTCTCAGCAG TAGCGTAGCTGACAACAAGGAGTTTCATACCCCTGCAGCTGAGTGTGATCAACCATATTTGTACTACACTCTGACGCAGCCAGGCGataag cCATTATCGTGTCCTCCGGCGATGCGACTGGTCACAGTTCAGAAGCACAATAAAACTTCGAAATATTTACTCCGAGGCGATAGCGAAGGTGTCGTTGTCTTATGGACACTGCCCGAGATCTCATCTCAACAACTTACGCAAATCAATCAAAACGATTATAAACCTACCAGTCTACCGCCGACTATAAAGACCAGTCTAACGGCTGCCTGGGAAGCAATGAAACCACCCCCAGTCGGAATTCTTGATCAGTTAGACTCCGGCGATGGTCACGGAATTAAATTGACTTCCAGCATTTACTTGCCGCAGCAAAGTCGGCTTGTTTTGGGCAGAGAAGACGGTAGCATAATCATTGTTCCTGCTACCCAAACCGTTATGCTGCAACTTTTGCACGGCAATCATCAGCAGTACGACG ATTGGCCACCTCATCAAGTTTTACTCGGACATTCTGGCAGAGTAAATTGCCTGCTGTATCCGCACGGGGCTGCACCGAGATACGATCGGACGCATTTGGTGTCCGGAGCAGTTGACTTTGCCGTATGCTTGTGGGATTTGTACGCGGGTACACTGATCCATCGCTTCTGTGTTCATGCTGGAGAAATTACTCAGCTAATGGTGCCTCCCGACAACTGCAGT CCTCGACTACAAAAATGTGTCTGCAGCGTTGCCTCGGACCACAGCGTTACGCTGCTCTCCCTGGCTGAGAGGAAATGCGTTGTTCTAGCTTCAAGGCACTTGTTCCCTGTCGTTACGATAAAGTGGCGTCCACTCGACGACTTCATGATCGTCGGATGTTCCGACGGTGCCGTTTATGTCTGGCAAATGGAAACTGGACATTTGGACAGAGTCTTACATG GTATAATTGCCGAGGAGGTCCTTTATGCTTGCGACGAAAATACCATAGCAGCTACCGGAGGCACTGCAGCTGGAGGTGAACTGGGACTGGCAAATCCAGCCGTGCATTTCTTCCG GGGTCTGCGGCACCGGAATCTTTCGGCAATTAGACACGCTACTCAACGCGGATTACATCAGTTGCAACAGCTTCACGGAGGCGCTGGAAGCGATCATGGTAATCAGATAAAGGCAAAGGGTGCCCCGCTAATGATACAGGGACTCAGGACGAACCCAAAGGATCCTGAAAGCCACATACTCTTCTTTGACATCGAGGCACTCATTG TGCAACTGTTGAGCGACGAGTACGGATCCATGTCACCCGGATCACTCGAGGCTCAGGGTCTGATATCTGCGGCTGAATACCACAAGGTTGCCGCTCTTACGCAGTCAGCTAGTCCAGATGCTCACAAAAAAATAGCTG ATTTTTTCGGCCGTGTCAAGGATAAGGCCGGAGACGTTGAAAGAATTCTCAAGGAAAAGGATCGACACG GTATATTGGCTAAAATGAAGGAGGGCGCCGAAAACGTCCAGACTAAGTTGCAGGCCAAGGTTGAAAGCGTTGGTTTAAAGCCGTCCACTCTTGACGGCAAAG GTGAGGGTTGGAATAACAATGATTTACCGAAAAACAGTTTGAAGAGAAACGGAGCTTTCAGCGAGCCAAACGCTGCAATGGAAGTAGCTCAGTTACTGCTCAGCCTTCTTCACGCTTGGGGAATGGATCCTGATCTGGACAGAGTGTGCGAAGGAAAATTGGGCCTGCTCAGGCCCATGGTACCTGTTTCATTCGGCGTTTTATCCAAAGGAG GATACATGTCTCTGCTACTTCCAACCTGGCAAACTCAGTTGGAGCCAGCTGGTGAGCCTGCGACTCAATTAGAACAACGTTTGCCGGTTGAATTGGTGAGGCAAGAGCGCCTCACAAGAGCTTTCACCGCTCGAGCTCACTGGGAATTGTCTACAACTTTGACGAGTAATCATCTGCTCGCTGTCGTATCACTGGCAAACACCCTAATGTCCATGAACAATGCTACGTTTGTTCCCGAACAGGAAAGAAATCGTAAATTGCATAG ACCGGGAAACAGAGTTGCAGTGAGCTGGAACAAAGCAGAGGAGGAAAACGAAGAAATGTACACCGTTCAGCAGGCTCAAATCAAACAAGGCTGGTCGCTTCTTGCTACTCTACATTGCGTTCTTTTACCTGATAAAGTTGCAGCCCAGGGAGGAGCGAAGAGCTTCAAGCGACCCCAAGTCGAAATGATGGCTAGACGATGGCAACACCAATGTCTGGAG GTCAGAGAAGCAGCTCAGGCTCTTTTATTGGCAGAACTTGGCAGGATGGGGCCAAAAGGCAGGAAGGCACTCGTGGACAATTGGTCACAATATTTACCCCAGTACAGTACACAAGAACCCATTGCCCCACAGTCCCAAAACCACAGCCCTCCACCAGGCAGCCCAGTTCCTACGATAGAACAACAacaggaagaggaagaagaggatgaAGAAG AATTAAGTATAGCGAGAAAACCGTCGAGCATAGCAGAGCTGAAGCAAAAACAGACAACGGCAGTTGTACTGCTCGGTGTGATTGGGGCGGAGTTCGGACAGGATGTGACTAACGCCAGAGAACGAAGAGACAGTGAGCAAAGACGAAAGAGTTCTGTGGTCGAGGGATTCGGAATTGGGAATAACAATCTTGCCCGGCATACAAGCATGGCTCTGACGCATTTACTCCACGCGCCTCATTCCTCGAAACTACCGATGCACACAGCCTTGCGCAGAGCTGCGATAGACCTCATCGGCCGCGGCTTCACGGTCTGGGAGCCATACCTCGATGTTTCGAAG GTCCTGCTTGGGCTCCTCGAAATGTGTTGCGATGCCGACAAGCTAGTGCCCAGCATGACTTACGGCTTACCGCTAACGCCTCAAGCTGACAGCTGCAGAACCGCGAGGCACGCTTTGATGCTGATAGCAACGGCCAGACCAGCCGCATTTATCACAACTATGGCGAGAGAAGTTGCGCGATTTAATACTCTCCAGCAAAACGCACAGACGTTGAATGTCAATCTCGCTGCAAGCGTACTCGCCAGAGCCAAGCCTGAAATACTGAGAATAGTTGAACAATTGATTGACAAAATGCAGAGTGAAATGAGCGATTTACTCGTTGAG GTCATGGACATCATACTCCATTGTCTCGATCCTGGTCATCTTAAAATGAAACCACTGAACGACGTATTTCCTGCTGTCTGTAGGTTTAATCAA gTAAGCCATTGTCCGACGACTCGGCGGATAGCAGTCGGAGGTCGAGGAGGGCAATTGGCGCTCTATGAACTACGAGGAAATGTAAAATGCCAAACGGTTACTGCTCATCAAGCCCCTGTAACTGCGCTGGCATTTTCGCCCGAggggaaatttttagttaGTTATTCATGTTCGGAAAACAAGCTGTGCTTTTGGCAG CAGACAAGCAGCGGGATGTTCGGACTAGGAAATTCTCAAACCCGTTGTATCAAGTCGTACAGCACAGCACCTATCAATGATGTTTCACGTTTGAATCCAATGCGGCTGGCCCGTTTAATATGGATAAATAATCGTACCGTCACGTTGATGTTAGCCGATGGCTCGGAAACACGATTCAATGTTTAA
- the LOC124300233 gene encoding WD repeat-containing protein 7 isoform X4, with translation MTAGNSLVVPIVLWGRVAPTHCISCIYLSRDQKTLVTGCYDGQICLWQVDPETLKMTPRCLLVGHTAPIMCLSRASVIMEQNYIVSSSESGEMCTWDLIDGKCREAVKLNNIHTQMLPYVSAGGEDIRLFCSGYYPEVLVMDPFSLEVLFTLSSRVNPDWISALHVLRPAKRKGRFLVHTNDVVLALTTTGTVKVWTLLGHENRHSEPLYEHESKQIRCLNALAMTCCPYNQRTVLIVCSKYWQIFDAGDFSVLCSVTAPRGERWMAGDFLAADRVVLWSDEGHGYLYKLPANKLKGKALSSSVADNKEFHTPAAECDQPYLYYTLTQPGDKPLSCPPAMRLVTVQKHNKTSKYLLRGDSEGVVVLWTLPEISSQQLTQINQNDYKPTSLPPTIKTSLTAAWEAMKPPPVGILDQLDSGDGHGIKLTSSIYLPQQSRLVLGREDGSIIIVPATQTVMLQLLHGNHQQYDDWPPHQVLLGHSGRVNCLLYPHGAAPRYDRTHLVSGAVDFAVCLWDLYAGTLIHRFCVHAGEITQLMVPPDNCSPRLQKCVCSVASDHSVTLLSLAERKCVVLASRHLFPVVTIKWRPLDDFMIVGCSDGAVYVWQMETGHLDRVLHGIIAEEVLYACDENTIAATGGTAAGGELGLANPAVHFFRGLRHRNLSAIRHATQRGLHQLQQLHGGAGSDHGNQIKAKGAPLMIQGLRTNPKDPESHILFFDIEALIVQLLSDEYGSMSPGSLEAQGLISAAEYHKVAALTQSASPDAHKKIADFFGRVKDKAGDVERILKEKDRHGILAKMKEGAENVQTKLQAKVESVGLKPSTLDGKGEGWNNNDLPKNSLKRNGAFSEPNAAMEVAQLLLSLLHAWGMDPDLDRVCEGKLGLLRPMVPVSFGVLSKGGYMSLLLPTWQTQLEPAGEPATQLEQRLPVELVRQERLTRAFTARAHWELSTTLTSNHLLAVVSLANTLMSMNNATFVPEQERNRKLHRPGNRVAVSWNKAEEENEEMYTVQQAQIKQGWSLLATLHCVLLPDKVAAQGGAKSFKRPQVEMMARRWQHQCLEVREAAQALLLAELGRMGPKGRKALVDNWSQYLPQYSTQEPIAPQSQNHSPPPGSPVPTIEQQQEEEEEDEEELSIARKPSSIAELKQKQTTAVVLLGVIGAEFGQDVTNARERRDSEQRRKSSVVEGFGIGNNNLARHTSMALTHLLHAPHSSKLPMHTALRRAAIDLIGRGFTVWEPYLDVSKVLLGLLEMCCDADKLVPSMTYGLPLTPQADSCRTARHALMLIATARPAAFITTMAREVARFNTLQQNAQTLNVNLAASVLARAKPEILRIVEQLIDKMQSEMSDLLVEVMDIILHCLDPGHLKMKPLNDVFPAVCRFNQVSHCPTTRRIAVGGRGGQLALYELRGNVKCQTVTAHQAPVTALAFSPEGKFLVSYSCSENKLCFWQTSSGMFGLGNSQTRCIKSYSTAPINDVSRLNPMRLARLIWINNRTVTLMLADGSETRFNV, from the exons ATGACGGCAGGCAACAGTTTGGTCGTACCGATTGTACTGTGGGGAAGAGTAGCTCCGACTCATTGTATCTCCTGCATATACTTGTCGAGGGATCAGAAAACTCTCGTGACAGGATGCTACGACGGGCAGATATGCCTGTGGCAAGTCGACCCCGAAACTCTGAAG ATGACTCCACGTTGTCTGCTTGTTGGACATACGGCACCGATAATGTGTCTGAGCCGAGCAAGCGTGATAATGGAGCAAAACTATATAGTTAGCAGCAGCGAGAGCGGGGAAATGTGCACCTGGGATTTGATCGATGGAAAGTGTAGGGAAGCTGTCAAGCTCAATAACATTCACACTCAGATGCTTCCTTATGTTTCGGCTGGAGGCGAAGACATCAGGCTATTTTGCTCTGG TTATTATCCAGAAGTTTTGGTCATGGATCCCTTCAGCCTGGAAGTTTTGTTCACTCTAAGCTCCCGCGTTAATCCAGATTGGATTAGCGCTTTGCACGTCCTGCGACCGGCCAAACGGAAAGGTCGGTTCCTCGTGCATACAA ACGACGTAGTCTTGGCATTGACTACAACGGGGACAGTGAAAGTCTGGACTCTACTGGGCCATGAGAACCGCCACAGCGAGCCATTGTACGAGCACGAAAGCAAACAAATTCGCTGCCTCAACGCATTGGCGATGACGTGCTGCCCCTATAATCAGAGAACAGTACTGATAGTATGCTCCAAGTATTGGCAG ATATTTGACGCCGGAGATTTCTCAGTTCTCTGTTCTGTAACGGCGCCTCGCGGCGAACGCTGGATGGCGGGAGATTTTTTGGCCGCTGACAGGGTCGTTCTTTGGAGTGACGAAGGTCATGGTTATCTCTACAAATTACCCGCCAA CAAGCTGAAGGGCAAGGCTCTCAGCAG TAGCGTAGCTGACAACAAGGAGTTTCATACCCCTGCAGCTGAGTGTGATCAACCATATTTGTACTACACTCTGACGCAGCCAGGCGataag cCATTATCGTGTCCTCCGGCGATGCGACTGGTCACAGTTCAGAAGCACAATAAAACTTCGAAATATTTACTCCGAGGCGATAGCGAAGGTGTCGTTGTCTTATGGACACTGCCCGAGATCTCATCTCAACAACTTACGCAAATCAATCAAAACGATTATAAACCTACCAGTCTACCGCCGACTATAAAGACCAGTCTAACGGCTGCCTGGGAAGCAATGAAACCACCCCCAGTCGGAATTCTTGATCAGTTAGACTCCGGCGATGGTCACGGAATTAAATTGACTTCCAGCATTTACTTGCCGCAGCAAAGTCGGCTTGTTTTGGGCAGAGAAGACGGTAGCATAATCATTGTTCCTGCTACCCAAACCGTTATGCTGCAACTTTTGCACGGCAATCATCAGCAGTACGACG ATTGGCCACCTCATCAAGTTTTACTCGGACATTCTGGCAGAGTAAATTGCCTGCTGTATCCGCACGGGGCTGCACCGAGATACGATCGGACGCATTTGGTGTCCGGAGCAGTTGACTTTGCCGTATGCTTGTGGGATTTGTACGCGGGTACACTGATCCATCGCTTCTGTGTTCATGCTGGAGAAATTACTCAGCTAATGGTGCCTCCCGACAACTGCAGT CCTCGACTACAAAAATGTGTCTGCAGCGTTGCCTCGGACCACAGCGTTACGCTGCTCTCCCTGGCTGAGAGGAAATGCGTTGTTCTAGCTTCAAGGCACTTGTTCCCTGTCGTTACGATAAAGTGGCGTCCACTCGACGACTTCATGATCGTCGGATGTTCCGACGGTGCCGTTTATGTCTGGCAAATGGAAACTGGACATTTGGACAGAGTCTTACATG GTATAATTGCCGAGGAGGTCCTTTATGCTTGCGACGAAAATACCATAGCAGCTACCGGAGGCACTGCAGCTGGAGGTGAACTGGGACTGGCAAATCCAGCCGTGCATTTCTTCCG GGGTCTGCGGCACCGGAATCTTTCGGCAATTAGACACGCTACTCAACGCGGATTACATCAGTTGCAACAGCTTCACGGAGGCGCTGGAAGCGATCATGGTAATCAGATAAAGGCAAAGGGTGCCCCGCTAATGATACAGGGACTCAGGACGAACCCAAAGGATCCTGAAAGCCACATACTCTTCTTTGACATCGAGGCACTCATTG TGCAACTGTTGAGCGACGAGTACGGATCCATGTCACCCGGATCACTCGAGGCTCAGGGTCTGATATCTGCGGCTGAATACCACAAGGTTGCCGCTCTTACGCAGTCAGCTAGTCCAGATGCTCACAAAAAAATAGCTG ATTTTTTCGGCCGTGTCAAGGATAAGGCCGGAGACGTTGAAAGAATTCTCAAGGAAAAGGATCGACACG GTATATTGGCTAAAATGAAGGAGGGCGCCGAAAACGTCCAGACTAAGTTGCAGGCCAAGGTTGAAAGCGTTGGTTTAAAGCCGTCCACTCTTGACGGCAAAG GTGAGGGTTGGAATAACAATGATTTACCGAAAAACAGTTTGAAGAGAAACGGAGCTTTCAGCGAGCCAAACGCTGCAATGGAAGTAGCTCAGTTACTGCTCAGCCTTCTTCACGCTTGGGGAATGGATCCTGATCTGGACAGAGTGTGCGAAGGAAAATTGGGCCTGCTCAGGCCCATGGTACCTGTTTCATTCGGCGTTTTATCCAAAGGAG GATACATGTCTCTGCTACTTCCAACCTGGCAAACTCAGTTGGAGCCAGCTGGTGAGCCTGCGACTCAATTAGAACAACGTTTGCCGGTTGAATTGGTGAGGCAAGAGCGCCTCACAAGAGCTTTCACCGCTCGAGCTCACTGGGAATTGTCTACAACTTTGACGAGTAATCATCTGCTCGCTGTCGTATCACTGGCAAACACCCTAATGTCCATGAACAATGCTACGTTTGTTCCCGAACAGGAAAGAAATCGTAAATTGCATAG ACCGGGAAACAGAGTTGCAGTGAGCTGGAACAAAGCAGAGGAGGAAAACGAAGAAATGTACACCGTTCAGCAGGCTCAAATCAAACAAGGCTGGTCGCTTCTTGCTACTCTACATTGCGTTCTTTTACCTGATAAAGTTGCAGCCCAGGGAGGAGCGAAGAGCTTCAAGCGACCCCAAGTCGAAATGATGGCTAGACGATGGCAACACCAATGTCTGGAG GTCAGAGAAGCAGCTCAGGCTCTTTTATTGGCAGAACTTGGCAGGATGGGGCCAAAAGGCAGGAAGGCACTCGTGGACAATTGGTCACAATATTTACCCCAGTACAGTACACAAGAACCCATTGCCCCACAGTCCCAAAACCACAGCCCTCCACCAGGCAGCCCAGTTCCTACGATAGAACAACAacaggaagaggaagaagaggatgaAGAAG AATTAAGTATAGCGAGAAAACCGTCGAGCATAGCAGAGCTGAAGCAAAAACAGACAACGGCAGTTGTACTGCTCGGTGTGATTGGGGCGGAGTTCGGACAGGATGTGACTAACGCCAGAGAACGAAGAGACAGTGAGCAAAGACGAAAGAGTTCTGTGGTCGAGGGATTCGGAATTGGGAATAACAATCTTGCCCGGCATACAAGCATGGCTCTGACGCATTTACTCCACGCGCCTCATTCCTCGAAACTACCGATGCACACAGCCTTGCGCAGAGCTGCGATAGACCTCATCGGCCGCGGCTTCACGGTCTGGGAGCCATACCTCGATGTTTCGAAG GTCCTGCTTGGGCTCCTCGAAATGTGTTGCGATGCCGACAAGCTAGTGCCCAGCATGACTTACGGCTTACCGCTAACGCCTCAAGCTGACAGCTGCAGAACCGCGAGGCACGCTTTGATGCTGATAGCAACGGCCAGACCAGCCGCATTTATCACAACTATGGCGAGAGAAGTTGCGCGATTTAATACTCTCCAGCAAAACGCACAGACGTTGAATGTCAATCTCGCTGCAAGCGTACTCGCCAGAGCCAAGCCTGAAATACTGAGAATAGTTGAACAATTGATTGACAAAATGCAGAGTGAAATGAGCGATTTACTCGTTGAG GTCATGGACATCATACTCCATTGTCTCGATCCTGGTCATCTTAAAATGAAACCACTGAACGACGTATTTCCTGCTGTCTGTAGGTTTAATCAA gTAAGCCATTGTCCGACGACTCGGCGGATAGCAGTCGGAGGTCGAGGAGGGCAATTGGCGCTCTATGAACTACGAGGAAATGTAAAATGCCAAACGGTTACTGCTCATCAAGCCCCTGTAACTGCGCTGGCATTTTCGCCCGAggggaaatttttagttaGTTATTCATGTTCGGAAAACAAGCTGTGCTTTTGGCAG ACAAGCAGCGGGATGTTCGGACTAGGAAATTCTCAAACCCGTTGTATCAAGTCGTACAGCACAGCACCTATCAATGATGTTTCACGTTTGAATCCAATGCGGCTGGCCCGTTTAATATGGATAAATAATCGTACCGTCACGTTGATGTTAGCCGATGGCTCGGAAACACGATTCAATGTTTAA